The genomic interval GCGACGACCGGCTCGATGACGGGTTCGATGCGCGCAGGCGAAGCCGGCATCGGCGCTGCCATGGGCGGCGACTCCACCGCGGGAACGGCGACGACGGCAGCCGGGGCTTGCGCGACCGTCACCGGGGCGACGGGTGCCGCGGGACGCGGCGCGGTCATGCGCAGCAATTCGCCGGTGACCACGATGCCCGAGCTCAGCAGCAACGTCGCCAGCGTGGCGATCAGCACGATCGGCAGCTTCTTCGGATAGGCCGGCGTATTTGATACGGTGGCGCGCGAGATGATGCGGCCTTCCGGCGTCACGTCGATCGTCTCGCGCGTGTTGGCCTCGCGAAACTTGGCCAGATACGATTCCAGGAGGTCACGCTGCGCCTTGGCCTCGCGCTCCAGTGCGCGGAGCTGGACGTCCTGACCGTTGGTAGAAGAGGCCTGCTTCTTGAGCTGCTCGAGGCTCGCGGTCAGGCTCTGGACCCGGCCGTCGGCGATGCGGGCATCGCTTTCGAGCGCACGTGAGATCTTGCCGGCCTCGTCGCGGATCTGATTGTCGAGGTCGGCGAGCTGCGCCTTCAGTTCCTTGATGCGGGGATGGTTGCCGAGCAGCGTCGACGATTGCTCGGCAAGTTGCGCCCGCAGCGTCACACGCTGCTCCGAAAGCCGGCGCATCAGCTCCGAATTGAGGACTTCGGACGCTTCGATCGGCTTGCCGCTCTGAAGCATCTCGCGGATCAGCCGCGACTTGGATTCGGTGTCGGCCTTCATCGCGCGCGCATTGTTGAGCTGGGTGTTCACCTCGCCCATCTGCTGGTTGGACAGCGTGGTGTTGTTGGTGCCGACGAACAGGCTCGACTTGGAGCGGAAATCCTCCACCCGCGACTCGGCGTCGGAGACCTTCTTGCGCAGGGTCTCGATCTCGCCCGAGAGCCACTGGCTTGCCGATTTCGCCTGATCCTGCCGCGCGCTCTGCTGCAGCACGAGATAGCCGTCGGCGATCGAATTGGCGACGCGCGCGGCCAGGTCCGGGTCCCAGGACTGGAATTCCACGACGATCACGCGCGACTTGTCGACGGCGTAGGCCGTCAGGCGATCGTAATACGCTTCCATGACGCGCTCGTCGGGCGTCATGGAGAACGGGTCGCGGCCGATGCCGACCAGCGCCAGCAGGGATTTGAGCGGGGTCACGCCCTGGAGCACCGGATCGAATTCGGGACGTTCGGCAAGCCTGTTCTTCTTGATGATCTCGCGCGCAAGATCGCGCGACAGCACGAGCTGGACCTGGCTGGTGACGGCCTCGGGGTCGAGCGCCTGCCGTTCTTCCGTCCGCTCGCCGTTCGGTCGAATGAAAACGTTCTCGCGCCCGTCAACCAGGATGCGCGCTTCCGACTTGAAGCGCGGCGTAACGAGGTTGACACCGACCGCAGAGAGCGCCAGCGCCAGCACCGTCGGCACGATGATCCAGCCGCGCCGGCGCGCCAGCGCGCGACCAAGCAGACGCAGGTCGAGATCGCCCGTCTCCGCCAAGGGTGCGTCGGCTGCGGGCTTCTCGACCGGGGCCTTCTGCTTTGTCACTTTGGGCGGCTTGGGAACGGCCCGTTTGATCGCCGCTCTCTCTTTCCAGCCACGCCAGAACGCCAGACGCATCGTACACTCCCGCGGGGACGCCACTCATCCACCTCAACCGGCGCGATTACACTCCATTAAGGTTGCTGCTGGGTTAATTGCGCGCCGCAGGACACGTGCGTCGCCAACGACGACATCAAGAACACCGTTTCTTAACCATGAAGGCCCTTAATCCAGATTGATATTTGGTTCGTTGTGAATTCGCCTCCCGAGCGCTGGTTTGATCATGCCTCCGTCTCTCGACCAGCCGCTGCGCATCCTGCACGCCGTGCGCGCGCCCGTCGGCGGTATCTTTCGGCACATCCTTGATCTCGCCAACGGCCAGATCGATCGCGGACATCATGTCGGTATCCTCGCTGACAGCCTGACCGGCGGCGAGCGCGCGGAGAAGGCGCTTGCCGATCTCGCGCCGCGCCTGAAGCTCGGCGTGCATCGCATGGCGATCCGCCGCGAGCCCTCGCCCGACGACGTGCTGGTCTGGATGCGCATGATGTCGCTGATCCGCAAACTCAGGCCGGACGTCCTGCACGGCCACGGCGCGAAAGCCGGTGCGTTCGTCCGCCTGCGCCGGCGCAGGGACAAGACCATCCGAATTTACACGCCGCATGGCGGCTCGCTGCACTACCCGCTCAATACCTTCAAGGGCGAGTTCTACGCCCGGCTCGAACGCACGCTGATGAACAGCACTGACTTGTTCCTGTTCGAGAGCGCGTTTGCCCGCGACACCTATCAGCGCATCGTCGGCACGCCCAAGGGGGTGGTGCACTGCGTGTTCAACGGTGTGACGCCGGAAGAATTCGAGCCGATGGCTTTGGCCGATGATGCGACCGACCTCGCCTATGTCGGCGAGTTCCGGCACATCAAAGGCGCCGATCTCCTGGTCGACGCGGTCGCGCGCCTGCATGCCGGCGGCAAGATGGTCACGCTGACGCTCGGCGGTGACGGCGAGGAAACCGCAGCGCTGAAGGCGCAGGTCGAAAGACTCGGCCTTGGCGGTTCGATCCGCTTCATCGGCCACGTCAAGGCACGCTACGGCTTCTCCAAGGGTCGGTTGCTGGTCGTCCCCTCCCGCGGCGATTCCATGCCCTATGTCGTGATCGAGGCCGGTGCCGCCGGCATTCCGATGATCGCCGCACGCGTCGGCGGCATCCCGGAGATCTTCGGCGCCGACAGCGCCGCGCTGTTTGCGCCGAGCACTCCCGACGCCATGGCTGACGCAATCGGCGCTGCGCTG from Bradyrhizobium arachidis carries:
- a CDS encoding exopolysaccharide transport family protein, whose translation is MRLAFWRGWKERAAIKRAVPKPPKVTKQKAPVEKPAADAPLAETGDLDLRLLGRALARRRGWIIVPTVLALALSAVGVNLVTPRFKSEARILVDGRENVFIRPNGERTEERQALDPEAVTSQVQLVLSRDLAREIIKKNRLAERPEFDPVLQGVTPLKSLLALVGIGRDPFSMTPDERVMEAYYDRLTAYAVDKSRVIVVEFQSWDPDLAARVANSIADGYLVLQQSARQDQAKSASQWLSGEIETLRKKVSDAESRVEDFRSKSSLFVGTNNTTLSNQQMGEVNTQLNNARAMKADTESKSRLIREMLQSGKPIEASEVLNSELMRRLSEQRVTLRAQLAEQSSTLLGNHPRIKELKAQLADLDNQIRDEAGKISRALESDARIADGRVQSLTASLEQLKKQASSTNGQDVQLRALEREAKAQRDLLESYLAKFREANTRETIDVTPEGRIISRATVSNTPAYPKKLPIVLIATLATLLLSSGIVVTGELLRMTAPRPAAPVAPVTVAQAPAAVVAVPAVESPPMAAPMPASPARIEPVIEPVVAAPPIAPVQAPAPAPLRPQQAIAPDPVSRELAEVERLATRLRAAGPAGRKVTVLGTAPSESITLTALTLARFLARDARVVVVDLAASTPTMSAVSADPYAPGLAELMQGQASFTEIITKDRLSRVQIVNAGRPGFDRNLLQSPRVTLAVDALLRVYDHVLLDAGTASDLPAELLTAHARAVVVPDASMAADARALMSTQLGAVGFSEVVMLTRPVQPSDAPTPGPRVAA
- a CDS encoding glycosyltransferase family 4 protein, encoding MPPSLDQPLRILHAVRAPVGGIFRHILDLANGQIDRGHHVGILADSLTGGERAEKALADLAPRLKLGVHRMAIRREPSPDDVLVWMRMMSLIRKLRPDVLHGHGAKAGAFVRLRRRRDKTIRIYTPHGGSLHYPLNTFKGEFYARLERTLMNSTDLFLFESAFARDTYQRIVGTPKGVVHCVFNGVTPEEFEPMALADDATDLAYVGEFRHIKGADLLVDAVARLHAGGKMVTLTLGGDGEETAALKAQVERLGLGGSIRFIGHVKARYGFSKGRLLVVPSRGDSMPYVVIEAGAAGIPMIAARVGGIPEIFGADSAALFAPSTPDAMADAIGAALDNPQVTAQRATALRERISAHFSQQAMVEGVLAGYRDAFANH